Sequence from the Fibrobacterota bacterium genome:
CACCCTGCGCGATTACGGCGGTCCGGTCCTTTTGCGATTCGCCCATGAAATGAACGGGGATTGGTATCCGTACGGAGGCGGAGGCGATGCCGACGGCGACGGCCAACCGGACGGGCCGGAAGCTTTCATCCGCGCTTGGCGCCATGCACATGATCTATTCTCGGCCGAAGGCGCCCGCAATTCGCTGTGGGTCTTCTGCCCCAACGGCGAAGACTTCCCGGACCGGAGCTGGAACCGCCCTTTCCGCTACTTTCCCGGCGACCCTTACGTCGATCTGGTTTCCGTCGATGCGTATGAGCATCACGAAAAGCAAACCCAGTCATTGCCCGAGGCCCTGGAACATTTCCTGGGCGAGATGGGCGCCTTCCTGAAAGCGCGCGAAGCCGACGGGGATACGGCGCTGCTGCCTTTCGGCCTAGGCGAATTCGGTAGCGATCGCACCGATCCGGATGCCAAGGCCGCCTGGTACATCGAGGCATTGCGTTATCTCGCCTCCGATCCACGCATCCAATCCCACTCCATCTACGATGGGCAGAACGATAGGCAGAATGATGGGCAGAACGGGACGGAAGATTTCTCCCTGCGAAGCCTGGAAGGCCGGCTGGACAGCGCCTACATGCAGCCCACGTTCCGCTACCGGCTTTTCGATCCGGGCTAGGCCATTCGATCCGATCGAACCGAACTGAATGAGGCGGGCGAAAAAGCCGCCCGGCATTTGAGAATCGCATCGACAAGGTGTATTTTGCCTCCTCAGCAGATTCGCTCCCGGGTCCGCACGAAAGGCCGCAATGCCCATCGCCCTCCAGGACATCCCCGCCATCCTGCAACGCTTCCAAAAAGAGGTTTCCAAGGTCATCGTCGGGCAGGAGGAAGTGCTAGAAAAAATCATGATCGCCCTCCTCTGCCGCGGTCATGTGCTCCTCATCGGCGTGCCCGGCATGGCCAAGACCACCATGGTCAACAGCTTCGCCCAGGCCTTGTCCCTCAAGTCCAACCGCATCCAGTTCACCCCCGACCTGATGCCTTCGGATATCCTCGGCACCGAAATCCTCCAAGAGAACAAGAGTACGGGACAACGGGAATTGGTCTATATCCGCGGGCCCATCTTCACGCAAATCCTCCTGGCCGACGAAATCAACCGCACGCCCCCGAAGACGCAGGCCGCCTTATTGCAATCCATGCAAGAGAAAATCGTCACCCTCTTCGGGCGCACCGAAAAGCTGGACGAACCCTTCATGGTCCTGGCGACCCAGAATCCCATCGAGCAAGAGGGCACCTATCCCCTGCCGGAAGCCCAGCTCGATCGCTTCCTGTTCGCCCTGCATTTGGAATACCCGACCTACGAGCAGGAACTCGCCATCATCAAGAAGCATACGGGCAGGCTCACCGAGCATATCCAACCGGTGTTGGATCGCGCCGAGATCCTGGAATTGCAGGACCGCGTCATCTCCATGACCGTGCCCGATCATATCTTCGAGATGGCGGTGAAATGGTCGCGGGCGACCCGGCCCACGCCGGATAACCCTTATCCCGAAATCGCCAAATACGTTAAATGGGGTGCCGGGCCCCGCGCCGTGCAGTTCCTGGTCTTGGGGGCGAAGGCGCGCGCCTTATTGCATGGCCGGCCGACGCCGGTGGAAGAGGATCTCCGTGCCATCTTCAAGTCGGCCTTGAATCACCGTATCTTGCTCAACTTCCAGGCCGAAGCCGAAGGCGTAACCCCTTCTTCCCTGATGGATATCCTGCTTCGGAAAGCATGATCGATCGGCTAGAAGCCCCATTCGACCGTTTAGCGGGGGCGTTTCCGATCATACGACTCGCCTTTGGCCAAGCTAACGCCTGGACCGTGGGTCCGGTCATCCAATTGGGATTGTTCTACGTCGGGGTTCAAGCTGCCATCCGGTTCGGAAAGGACCCAGCAGGTGAAGCCCTTCTTCTTTTCCATGTTTTCCCTGCCGCCTGGTAAACCTCGACCCGGTTGACGAATTCGGACAATCCTCCGGACTTGCGACAATTCCCCTTTCCGATACGCAATTATTGTCCACGATCGCCGGTCTCGCTTCTTGGGGTAGAAAGCGCTTCTTGTGATTTTCTTTCCGGGAATCCGCGTAAGCGGCCTGAAACGGCGCCGTCATCGGATCGCAGGTTACATGGCCCGAAATTTGATTATCTAGTGCAATATGAAAACGTCCATAACGCCATTCTATGCCCTAGATAAGCACGGGAACAAAGACGAATACCTCTCCCTCTATTATCGGGAGATTGGGAAGACCAAGCCTCTGACTCCCGAACAAGAGTCCGATCTCGCCAAGCGGATCCGCAAAGGCGAACGCGATGCATTCAATCAACTCATCCGCGCCAACCTGCGTTTCGTGGTTTCGGTATGCCGCAATTACCAGAACCAGGGATTGCCCTTGGCCGATCTCATCAACGAAGGCAACCTCGGCCTCATCCGCGCGGCCAAGCGCTTCGATGAAACGCGGCAATATAAGTTCATCTCGTACGCGGTATGGTGGGTGCGCCAATCCATCCTGCAGGCGCTCTCGGAACAGGGTCGCTTGATTAAACTTCCCACCAGCCGCATCGGTAAGATCTCCCGCATCCACAAGGCCGCGCTCAAGCTGGAACAGAAGTTAGGGCGTCCCGCCACGCCGAAAGAAATCTCCCTGTCCCTGGAAATGGAAGTCCAGTCGGTGGTGACCAGCGTGGAAATGTCCCATGCCCCGATTTCCCTCGATGCCCCCATGGGCCGCGACGAGGAGAGCGGGCTCCTGGATTTGCTTCCGACCGATCATGAGAACGGTCCCGATCGGAACTTCGAAAGGAACCAATTGAGCGAAGACGTCTCCGAAGTCGTACAGAGCTTAAGGCCCAAGGAAGCGGCCGTCATCAAGATGTACTTCGGCCTCCATCCGGAAGTGCCTCATTCCTTGGAAGAAATCGGGAACCGGCTCAGCATCACCCGGGAACGCGTCCGTCAAATCAAGGAAAAGGCCCTTTCCAAGATGAAACATCCCTCCCACCGTAATCCGCTTTTCTCCCATGTAGCCCTGGCCTGAGAAAGCCCATGTCCTTCGGCTGCAGGCTGGATAGGAGTGGAAAAGCTCCCTCGCTTCCGTGCGGAGATCGGGGATAACCCACCGCCGCATTTTTCCAATTGCGGTCTTGTGGATAAAAGAATTGATTCAAGGACCGGGAATTTCTCCGGATTGCGGATGCTCTCACGGCCTTTGAGAGCCCGGTAAGGCTTGAAACGGAATCCCATGGTCCCTCGGAACCGACTCAGGTGCGAAAATGGGTTCTAGTGGCTTGTCCGCCCGCGCTGGAGCGCCGTCTCTTCCCAATCAGAACGGCAACCCCTTCCCAACCGAATCCTTCCTTTTTCCCAGGCCTCTTTCCTATTCATTCTGGATTGATCTTTATCCAGGATCAGGAATAGGCAGGTGGGTAAGCGGGGAAAACCGGCTATTTGGAGGGCAAGTCCTTGGAATGACTGATTTTATAGCAAGCGGGGAAATGGGGATGAAATGGGGAAACCGGAGAGGTTTTACCGGGGATAGATGTGGAGTAGTCGGGGAGGTTGAGTTTTTCACTAAAATCCCCAATCTATGGCCAAATTAAAATTAAGAACCCGGTTTTAAACAATTGCTTGTGGATGTTTGTTGAAAAAGCCGGGCAGGGAAATACTTATCCACAGAATGGCAAACGGATGTTGAAAAGCAGAGAGCTTTCG
This genomic interval carries:
- a CDS encoding MoxR family ATPase, producing the protein MPIALQDIPAILQRFQKEVSKVIVGQEEVLEKIMIALLCRGHVLLIGVPGMAKTTMVNSFAQALSLKSNRIQFTPDLMPSDILGTEILQENKSTGQRELVYIRGPIFTQILLADEINRTPPKTQAALLQSMQEKIVTLFGRTEKLDEPFMVLATQNPIEQEGTYPLPEAQLDRFLFALHLEYPTYEQELAIIKKHTGRLTEHIQPVLDRAEILELQDRVISMTVPDHIFEMAVKWSRATRPTPDNPYPEIAKYVKWGAGPRAVQFLVLGAKARALLHGRPTPVEEDLRAIFKSALNHRILLNFQAEAEGVTPSSLMDILLRKA
- a CDS encoding RNA polymerase sigma factor RpoD/SigA, with the translated sequence MKTSITPFYALDKHGNKDEYLSLYYREIGKTKPLTPEQESDLAKRIRKGERDAFNQLIRANLRFVVSVCRNYQNQGLPLADLINEGNLGLIRAAKRFDETRQYKFISYAVWWVRQSILQALSEQGRLIKLPTSRIGKISRIHKAALKLEQKLGRPATPKEISLSLEMEVQSVVTSVEMSHAPISLDAPMGRDEESGLLDLLPTDHENGPDRNFERNQLSEDVSEVVQSLRPKEAAVIKMYFGLHPEVPHSLEEIGNRLSITRERVRQIKEKALSKMKHPSHRNPLFSHVALA